The DNA segment ACGTTCTGTCTGAATTTAGAACCGCTTaggaaatacaaaataaagttaatggCGTGATTCAGAAACATTAAAAGGTTAACTGCTGCCCAGATGGTATTATGGTATTGAGCAGGAACTGACTGTTCCAAGTATGGCCTTCCTATTAACCATACTGAGACCGGCGTggtacataatacaaacactgTATTCACCGTTAGTAACATAACAGTGACTGATGCACTTTTGTCTTGGGGGTTTCGTGTAGAAGAAACTACTTGGAACATTCTTTTCCTCAGATCTCGGCTTGAAATTAGATAACTAATGATTATTATGTTTCCGATAACCAAAATAATTGCCGGAACAACAACGTACAACAGAAGACTCATCCAAGGATAAATGAAACTAAAGAAAATGGCGTAATCATTCGTGACAGTTGGTAAACAGACTAGCATCTCGTAATAGTCTCGAGTGTCAGTAGTTTCAACCGAAGCAACAtcagatttgttttgtttgggcTTTGAAGACATTATGTCATAAAATGCAACCGTTGCCTCTGAGTTGAACTTTTCATTTGACATTGTAGCGTTGAAAGCATTTATATTGGAAGAAAAGGCTGGAACAGGACTAGAATAATCAGTCATAAAATGACTGTTTACCGTTGACTGTTCCAACAAACGTAGTGTTGTAGGGGATAGATTAAAAGCGTCCATTCTTTCAATTGGGTTGTGTGAGCTATTCGACACACGACTGTCCGTACCTTGTTGAAAGCTTTCAACCATTGAAGTAGAATTAATGATAAAACTGGAACGATTTAGAGCTCCATGATCTTCAACAACCAGCCACTCAAGGTGCACACCGAAGAGAACGTGCGAAGTTCCGCCTAAAACAACGACGACCAGCGATGTAATGACTAATAGTGCTGAATTCGGTGTACACAGGACGCGCACCTTGTGAGGCCACTTTGTACTAATGATGCGTTCGCACGTGACCGCTACCAGAAGCCATGAAGACAGCTGAGGGGAGGCGAATACGAAGAACCTGCAATTTAcgataaatgtattaaaacacaattacataATGACCTGTTATCTTACAAAAAGGTATCACTAAAGGGTCACACTATGGGTTTACACGTGATCGATACACTCATGAAACGTATTGATTTTAacgcattattattattataactccTTTGACTTTaatcatcaaaaacaaaaatatgtgatTTCCTTAGATATAAACAATTTCTAGAGCTTTTTAACTAAAGATTGTGTAGCCACGTATTTTTTTGTAACCCCTATTTAAAAAGGTTAATACGTAATACGTTATGGCCATCGTAATAGATGACAACTTATGCCTTTGACCGTAAAGCATAGTGCTAAGGGAAACGGTAGAAAAAGAAGGTAGATATTGCATATAAGCATGGGGCTTCAGAATATACTATATTTATATGCATGCATACGACAACTAGACTTAGAAAGTGTGCTTTCATGACGGACAGTATAATTCTTATGCTAATGACCTTGTCGAAATTTGTTTGTGGAATAGACATTGTGAACTTTTGTGATTTGCTTGAGATTTagcatataacaaaaatataccctggtatatatagcagttttatcaTCATCAGTTGTAAGAATTTCCTATCATGAATCAAAAAAGAGAAACAAAGTGGAAATTGGTCGTGctagaacaaaaaaatatttgtaaaccccatgccagatgagtcacgcgcaaaaaggcgccacttcttatttcttgtGCTGTATGAGGTTTTTAATTATGGCATTTCGGTATATTTGTCTTTTTAGCGATATCTCGTCGACCTTTTTCTACTCACCTCATTCGTACATTAAAAGCAATCATGTTAATGCGCCATTAAACTGACAAGCATTCTTGATGTGTGTTTCAAAATgcaaaaagtgaaataaatgtcCCATTTTAAAGCCTACATTAGTTTGAAAACATACGTTAAAAACGGTTAAATCATATACGATTTAAGGAATCGAGTACTTAAGCATGGACAGAACTTTAACAATGCTATGAAGAAAAGTAAAGTGGGAAGTATTTGATTCAAGACTTATATTCTGACTGGCATGAAGCTATTAACATCTTGTTTAAAGCATATGGTATAAATCGATTCCTTTCAATTAATTGTCCCATATTGCTTTGCGATTTTTCGCCCCAAGCTTGAGCACTCGACGACAACACTATAAAACTCCAAAGAAAAGTTTGAGGCTACGTGTGATTCTTACCATATCAGACGACAGCCAACGTTACCAAGCAGGCTAATGTCGATACCAAACGAATGGATCATCCACCAGCGCAGCAGGCCTGTTACAACAGTTGAAATGGTTATGGAATATATAAACCGTCCCACATGTAATCGGTTGAAAGGAAGATATGGAATGTGGTCACACGGAGCATACAGttgcttttattgttttgctttgtaTTTACATTACATTCCACAAAGCAACACTGAAAATTCACCGATGATATGTCttaaaattgtgtaaaatacGTTTATACAAGTAAGTCAATGCATAGCGAATTTCATGTATCGCCATAACAACCAGCCAATAATTTCATTTGGTTTCAGATtctttattgtaaattataaacGTAACATTTGATAGTTCTTtccaatattttgaaacagtcAGGACTTTGAAACAGACACTCTGAATACAGTCGTGACGAAAGTCATGAGTGCCTTGGAACATGGAGTTAGTTATTGTCATTATTCGtcagtataaacatatattacgtctccaacataaatgatgcaacgccattggtccaggactggtcacgcagTGACCTCATTTATTTCCCTATTGGATCACCAAATTTATATAGTACCTTATTGGCGTCTAATTTGCGATTCCAATTAATATTCCAGTAACTTATGAACATGTAAACAGCATGTCGatgtgatatatacgttacggggttagtaggtacGGAGCGCGATATGGTTttctttgccccgtatatcccatatcgggttaccCACTTACCCcgttacttattttatttacaggCAGCTAAACCTaagatttttattaaagtattttgcCGAGTGTAATGGTCACATACGCTATGGTCAAGAAACATATATCGTGGTTCCAGCTTTGATAACAGACTcagaataaaaaatgcaaatattacaGATGTAAAGGAATACGGGCCAAATACTTGATCAGATTtagtaaaatagtttatgttcAGTTACTTTGGGCTTAGCCTTGTGCCTTAAAAATGGACCTTTGTAGTTTACATGGTTTCAACATATTCGCCGTTTTCAGagtattattaattttgttgttaattGTTTTCCATGGTATGCATAAGTAACTCACAAGTTTCTGTTCATTTGTTGTTAAAATCTATTTAAAGCATATGCTCAGATGATGTTCTTACAAATTTTGCTTTCTAAAAGCAATTATTTGTTTCCATCTGCTTTGATAGATCCCCACCCAAAACCTTGGGTGCGTATTTTCACCGTAATGCTGTCGTGCTTGGAAATAAGGAGATTTTATACAGAAATTAGTTTATACATATCATATCAAAAACCGTAGAGAAAGCTATGTACGATATTAATTGAGATTTAGAATGTAATTCAAAATGGGACTATCAATTGAATGGTTGATGAAGGATGAGCAATAGGCATAGGTTCGTTatatgtttgttggtatatataaaCTCTTTAAGACCGACCATAGTACGAAGGTCatgattttgatataaatttaacCCTTGACTAAACATTGAAGATGTTATATATgcatacaatataaataatatatacaaaataataataataataataataataataataataataataataataataataataataataataatacagtgTCTATCTTGTTAACTCATTACCAAGagttgtagtgtccgtgacGCATCATTTACATATCCATATTTGACACTTATATATTATAATCTACAAACTCATAATGAACAAAACTTTCTGGGTTTGATATTAATCTTGGAATAATCAGCGCTCACAAATATTCAgaatatatgtaaaaacaaagTCAAAAAAGGACACATCCGACAATTTTTCAAACAAGTTGTACTTATTTCATAAACTTTAACATTGGTATATCAGATCTGCATCgagtacatacaaaatatccTTATACATAATTTAATCAATAGTTTACCATTgctatgtatttaaatatttctgaacTAAAAAAGTTTTACGTTTTTCACATACAAAActatagaaaaaatgaaatacactgaaagtaTCTTACAGAgtataatacataaaatgatCCACAAAACAGTTAAACCAGAacgtttatcattttaaatgaaaaaaaatgatagaaatatCCTGGCCTCTAGAAATGGCCATATTCAAACATCCTGAATTGTaaggttaaaaaaaacagttcagGTTATCAAGAAGAGAATAGGTTACTAATTtcgaatataaaaaaaaaatcaagtaacGTAGTTCATATTATACTCCAATGCATCCTAGTTGATGACAGTACAGTGAAAATAAcgatcatattttatttgtagttcgtataaatattgtttcaagaATTGTATCACCTAAAAAGTGTTCAActaaatttgaatttttcaaatgaaatacaatAGGATTTATCAAGTATGCATTATTGAATGTGAGAGAAACCAGATCTCACCAGTGTACAGCACCATGAGGTCTGCGAAGGCCATCGCGATCAGGTAGATGGCCGTGGACGTCTTCCGGGAAGCGGGCCGTGTTAGGACGATGATGGTGAGAATATTCCCAAATGTACCCATCACGAGCAGAACGGGTGGAACTATACGATATAGTAATGCTGCGGTCATAGTTGACTAAGGATACTTTATATTTCTCTTACTGGTTCTCCTGtataatgtcacatttatgcAAGCCCTAATCCGGTTTATGGTCATTTATTTCTCTGAGCTCAATCAGAAGCTTATTTAAGGAGGCTCCTTTCAGCTG comes from the Mya arenaria isolate MELC-2E11 chromosome 13, ASM2691426v1 genome and includes:
- the LOC128215471 gene encoding thyrotropin-releasing hormone receptor-like, translating into MTAALLYRIVPPVLLVMGTFGNILTIIVLTRPASRKTSTAIYLIAMAFADLMVLYTGLLRWWMIHSFGIDISLLGNVGCRLIWFFVFASPQLSSWLLVAVTCERIISTKWPHKAEKANRVQKLLRLMDGVLKKTQTSGFGKRQHEQNSTAVPK